The Crocosphaera subtropica ATCC 51142 genome includes a window with the following:
- a CDS encoding aldose 1-epimerase, with translation MSFSISVKQNQYITYILSDESALSRLEVVPERGGMITRWSIEGQDIFYLDEERFSHPDLTVRGGAPILFPICGDLPDNVYVYEQKAYHLKQHGLARNFPWEVIEQSTDSSCKLTLSLKSNEETLKMYPFEFELKFTYELEGKTLKIYQEYINQSDKVMPFSFGLHPYFFVKDKEKLGLDIPASSYQVKDTKEIIPYDGSFDFSEEEIDVALKSLKRSSASIQDRARGLKISLKWSEQYSTMVFWTLKGKEYVCFEPWSAPRNAISTGENLTELEPGATCEATVEIDVTSL, from the coding sequence ATGAGCTTTTCAATTTCTGTCAAACAAAATCAGTACATTACTTACATTCTCTCTGATGAAAGTGCCTTGTCTCGTCTCGAAGTTGTTCCTGAGAGGGGCGGAATGATTACCCGTTGGTCTATTGAAGGCCAAGATATTTTTTACTTAGATGAGGAAAGATTTTCTCATCCTGACTTAACCGTTAGGGGAGGTGCGCCCATTCTCTTTCCTATTTGTGGGGATTTACCGGATAATGTATATGTTTACGAGCAGAAAGCTTATCATTTAAAACAACATGGGTTGGCGAGAAATTTCCCGTGGGAAGTGATTGAGCAATCGACAGACTCCAGTTGTAAGCTGACCTTGAGTTTGAAAAGTAATGAAGAAACCCTGAAAATGTATCCTTTTGAGTTTGAGTTAAAATTTACCTACGAACTAGAGGGGAAAACCTTAAAAATTTATCAAGAATATATCAATCAATCCGATAAAGTAATGCCGTTTTCTTTTGGTTTGCATCCTTACTTTTTCGTTAAAGATAAGGAAAAATTGGGTCTAGATATTCCTGCGTCTAGTTATCAAGTTAAAGATACCAAAGAAATTATTCCTTACGATGGAAGCTTTGATTTTAGTGAAGAAGAAATTGATGTTGCCCTCAAATCCTTGAAACGGTCTTCTGCAAGCATTCAAGACCGTGCTAGAGGGCTAAAAATTAGTCTCAAATGGTCTGAGCAGTATTCTACTATGGTCTTCTGGACCCTTAAGGGCAAAGAATATGTCTGTTTTGAACCCTGGAGTGCGCCTCGCAATGCCATTAGTACCGGAGAAAACCTCACTGAACTCGAACCTGGGGCAACCTGTGAAGCCACGGTGGAGATAGATGTGACCTCTCTTTAA
- a CDS encoding diacylglycerol/polyprenol kinase family protein, with protein sequence MLSLGYPISLVILYLGAIIALAEGLNRLRGTDAEFTRKIVHIGSGNVVLIAWWLELPPWVLIGASFIASIIALISYFLPILPSINSVGRKSLGTFFYALSIGVLTQWFWAIGQPQYLAIGILVMAWGDGMAAIIGQKLGKHSYQVLGVKKSWEGSLTMMGVSFLVTSAILLWVDEPILTVAIVSLIVSIAAMGLEAFSKLGIDNLTVPLGSAVLAFYLIHGLL encoded by the coding sequence TTGCTATCTCTGGGATATCCTATCAGTCTGGTTATCCTCTATCTTGGGGCTATTATCGCCTTAGCTGAGGGACTCAACCGTTTAAGGGGGACAGATGCGGAATTTACCCGAAAAATTGTCCATATTGGCTCAGGGAACGTGGTGTTAATTGCCTGGTGGTTAGAATTGCCCCCTTGGGTGCTAATAGGGGCTTCCTTTATTGCGAGTATTATCGCCCTAATTTCCTATTTTTTACCCATTCTACCGAGTATTAATAGTGTAGGACGCAAAAGCTTAGGGACTTTTTTTTATGCCCTCAGCATTGGGGTGTTAACCCAGTGGTTTTGGGCCATAGGACAACCTCAATACTTAGCCATCGGCATTTTAGTCATGGCTTGGGGAGATGGAATGGCGGCCATTATTGGGCAAAAGTTGGGAAAGCATTCCTATCAAGTATTAGGGGTTAAAAAAAGTTGGGAAGGCTCATTAACGATGATGGGAGTTAGTTTTTTGGTGACCAGTGCTATTCTTTTATGGGTAGATGAACCTATCTTAACGGTAGCCATAGTTTCTTTAATCGTTTCTATCGCTGCTATGGGATTAGAAGCCTTTTCTAAGTTAGGAATTGATAATTTAACAGTTCCTCTCGGTAGTGCGGTTCTCGCCTTTTACTTGATCCATGGATTATTGTAG
- the isiD gene encoding protein IsiD, producing the protein MTTLSLTGQDISALTEQDVADLAGRLEQDDYTNPFEALKDWHTLRAIAFQRQDLAEPYLYLLDIEAYDEA; encoded by the coding sequence ATGACAACCTTAAGTTTGACAGGGCAAGATATTTCTGCGTTAACCGAGCAAGATGTGGCGGATCTTGCAGGGCGACTGGAACAAGATGATTATACCAATCCTTTTGAAGCTCTTAAAGATTGGCATACATTACGGGCGATCGCCTTCCAACGTCAAGACCTCGCAGAACCTTATCTATACTTGCTCGATATCGAAGCCTACGACGAAGCATAA
- the coaBC gene encoding bifunctional phosphopantothenoylcysteine decarboxylase/phosphopantothenate--cysteine ligase CoaBC: MLKSKSVLIGIGGGIAAYKVCEVISSLFQAGAKVRVILTETGQQFITPLTVSTLSRHQAYTDADFWQANHSRPLHIALGEEADLFLIAPLTANTLGKLTHGLADNLLTNTVLASRCPILLAPAMNTEMWEQPVIRRNWQQLTQNSRYHSIGPGSGLLACDRVGSGRMAEPAEIITQLQSLAHTQGQQDFNGKRILISGGGTREHLDPVRFLGNPSTGKMALALAQAASDRGGIVTLVHGPIAPELLPISPNYQLISVVSADQMEAVMMSHFVESEIIIMSAAVADVKPAYYTNHKLPKKELPTDLKLESVTDILAKLGSLKKADQILIGFAAQTGDIINPALDKLKRKKLDLIVANPIDKPDSGFGTDTNQAIFIKADGQQQPIKSCSKLELAHQLLDFVNLEKLRRRNIKL, from the coding sequence ATGCTTAAATCTAAATCTGTCCTCATAGGCATTGGTGGCGGTATTGCTGCTTATAAAGTCTGTGAGGTTATTTCTTCTTTATTTCAAGCCGGAGCAAAGGTGCGTGTCATCCTGACAGAAACTGGCCAACAATTTATCACACCCTTAACGGTTTCCACCCTCAGTCGTCATCAAGCCTATACCGATGCAGATTTTTGGCAAGCTAACCATTCCCGTCCTTTGCATATTGCCCTAGGAGAAGAGGCTGATTTATTTCTCATTGCACCTTTAACCGCTAATACCTTGGGTAAGTTAACTCATGGATTAGCCGATAACTTACTGACCAATACAGTTTTGGCCTCTCGTTGTCCTATTTTATTAGCCCCGGCTATGAATACAGAAATGTGGGAGCAACCTGTGATACGACGCAACTGGCAGCAGTTAACACAAAACAGTCGTTATCATAGCATTGGTCCAGGTTCTGGGTTATTGGCTTGCGATCGGGTGGGATCGGGACGTATGGCTGAACCAGCAGAAATTATCACTCAATTACAGTCTTTAGCCCACACCCAAGGACAACAAGACTTTAACGGTAAACGAATTTTAATTAGTGGCGGAGGAACGAGAGAACATCTTGATCCGGTGAGATTTTTAGGGAATCCTTCCACGGGAAAAATGGCCTTAGCCCTCGCTCAAGCAGCCAGCGATCGTGGAGGGATTGTCACCTTAGTTCATGGCCCTATTGCACCAGAATTACTTCCCATCTCCCCCAATTATCAACTTATTTCTGTGGTTAGTGCCGACCAAATGGAAGCCGTGATGATGAGTCATTTCGTTGAGTCTGAGATAATTATTATGTCTGCGGCCGTAGCGGATGTTAAACCGGCTTATTACACTAATCATAAATTGCCCAAAAAAGAGCTACCCACTGACTTAAAGTTAGAATCGGTTACTGATATTTTAGCTAAGTTGGGAAGCTTAAAAAAAGCTGATCAAATCTTAATCGGATTTGCAGCACAAACAGGAGATATTATTAATCCAGCTTTGGATAAATTAAAAAGAAAAAAGTTAGATTTAATTGTTGCTAACCCTATCGATAAGCCAGACTCAGGGTTTGGGACTGATACAAATCAAGCTATTTTTATTAAGGCTGACGGACAACAACAACCCATAAAATCTTGTTCTAAATTAGAACTGGCTCATCAATTATTAGACTTTGTTAACCTGGAAAAGTTGAGGAGAAGAAATATCAAACTCTGA
- a CDS encoding DUF1822 family protein: MTFLFAQPNQLWLELSETNLSQAWQQSHICSSATTRWRAYLNRLSLTCFLSYVQEEWSYRMTSWPEDPLTNLWELVEGSTLILGNKRIVLLPTEAMDEDELRVPQEWIDIPEWVADYYLAAQVNLDEQWLNIWGYTTHQKLKEIGHYNSSDRTYSLEKPFLFQDINAFWVSQELALEEVTQGEILPLTPLSSVQAENLIERLGNAELKEPRLAVPFTLWGSLLANSSWRQQLSQHRQGNTQPNVLVNLSSWFDNLFESSWQAPETLNLAFSSRRNTTANTQTIQRANLITLGREQVILLVELTPEEDGRIAISLQLFPPSNRRYLPEMIQLTLLSETGEVLRSVQSRTQDNAIRIPRFKCATGFRFRLQITLNEHCITEDFIV, from the coding sequence ATGACTTTCTTATTTGCTCAACCTAACCAACTTTGGCTTGAACTATCAGAGACTAACCTCTCCCAAGCTTGGCAACAAAGCCATATTTGTTCGAGTGCTACCACAAGATGGCGAGCCTATCTCAATAGACTAAGCTTAACTTGTTTTCTTTCCTATGTTCAAGAAGAATGGTCCTATAGGATGACAAGTTGGCCAGAAGACCCTTTGACCAACTTGTGGGAATTGGTTGAGGGTTCAACCCTTATTTTAGGGAATAAACGCATTGTCCTCTTGCCAACGGAAGCAATGGATGAGGATGAACTACGGGTTCCTCAAGAATGGATTGATATTCCTGAATGGGTGGCTGATTATTATCTCGCTGCTCAAGTTAATTTAGATGAGCAATGGTTAAACATTTGGGGTTACACGACCCATCAAAAATTAAAAGAGATAGGACACTATAATAGTAGCGATCGCACTTACAGCCTAGAGAAACCATTTTTATTTCAAGACATCAACGCCTTTTGGGTATCCCAAGAACTGGCTTTAGAAGAAGTCACTCAAGGGGAGATTCTTCCCTTAACCCCTTTATCTTCAGTACAAGCTGAAAATTTAATTGAGCGTTTAGGTAATGCTGAATTAAAAGAACCCCGTCTCGCTGTTCCCTTCACCCTTTGGGGTTCACTCCTTGCTAATTCCAGTTGGCGACAACAATTGTCTCAACATCGTCAAGGGAATACTCAACCTAATGTCTTGGTTAACTTAAGCAGTTGGTTCGATAATCTCTTTGAAAGCTCTTGGCAAGCTCCAGAAACCTTAAATTTAGCCTTTAGTAGCCGACGCAATACCACAGCCAACACTCAGACCATTCAACGAGCTAATTTAATTACCCTGGGTAGAGAACAAGTTATTTTACTGGTCGAACTCACCCCCGAAGAGGATGGTAGAATCGCTATCAGTCTTCAACTCTTTCCCCCGTCCAACCGTCGTTATTTACCAGAAATGATACAACTGACCTTGTTATCAGAAACGGGGGAGGTTTTGCGATCGGTTCAATCTCGCACTCAAGATAATGCCATCAGAATTCCTCGGTTTAAGTGTGCCACAGGATTTCGTTTTCGTCTTCAGATCACACTCAATGAGCATTGCATCACAGAGGATTTTATTGTCTAA
- a CDS encoding CHASE2 domain-containing protein encodes MSKLVVLKLGKGNWQQGFSNVNVQVSEPNRPMSLQLSGSLPSDLELWDQYQQWRNLYEALSVNLRLRRYRSSMQPMIEFDSEEVTHISDGEFLYLCDQLEQQLNRWLSTESFSRIERQLRSHLNVGDEIRLIIETENQELRRFPWHLWHFFEDYPFVEVALSPAEYGQVSTASVQRTGKVRVLAILGNSQGIDVEKDRTILQQLPDGEVIFLVEPQRQDLDRWLWDEQGWDILFFAGHSFSQSQGMTGQLEINPQESLSLSQLRNALKTAIRHGLKLAIFNSCDGLGLAQQLADLHIPQTIVMRESVPDVVAQEFLTHFLRAFSGGKSFYCSVREARERLQGLEGLFPCASWLPVICQNPVETPPNWQKLRDKQANSSVISPSRPKVRGIVLASLAVTIVTMGFRWLGWLQSWELKAFDYFMVHRPQQEADNRLLIIGADEEDLNRYGYPLSDEVIDKLLTQLQSYQPSVIGMDIFRDQPVLTSNVAKSSPLSQTLAQSQNVVAICTFGESLAASVAPPESISPQQVGFVNLYDDRQPTQGGDDMVRRYLLSRSANPLEAMSRCTTPYSFAWQLAYRYLQNQDISVISQGEDWRFGKVLVQRLKNRSAGYQTLDERGNQLLINYKNTPQIAQHITVRDILDNNKHLNPAWIKDRVVLIGITAPSIPDRHDTPYGEIRGINIHAHVVSQLLSAAEGNNSTLFWWLPQWGDFLLTLFWSLIGGLIVYLHQPLYRVGFVVFSLLFMSGIYWFIFLQQGWLPLIPSALAFLGSVGIIVLIKNLKIGKYNSIKKG; translated from the coding sequence ATGAGTAAACTGGTTGTTTTAAAATTGGGCAAAGGAAATTGGCAACAGGGATTTTCTAATGTCAATGTCCAAGTTTCAGAACCGAATCGTCCCATGTCTTTGCAACTAAGTGGGAGTTTACCCTCTGACCTAGAATTATGGGACCAGTATCAACAATGGCGGAATCTTTACGAAGCCCTTTCTGTGAATTTGAGATTGCGTCGTTATCGTAGTTCGATGCAGCCCATGATTGAATTTGATAGCGAAGAAGTTACCCATATTTCCGATGGAGAATTTCTCTACCTGTGCGATCAATTAGAACAACAATTAAATCGGTGGTTAAGCACAGAATCCTTTAGTCGCATTGAACGTCAACTACGCAGTCATCTCAATGTTGGCGATGAAATTCGCTTGATTATCGAAACCGAAAATCAGGAACTGCGACGGTTTCCTTGGCATTTGTGGCATTTTTTTGAAGATTATCCTTTCGTTGAAGTCGCTTTAAGTCCGGCTGAATATGGACAGGTTTCGACAGCTTCAGTGCAACGAACTGGAAAGGTGAGAGTTTTAGCCATTTTAGGTAACAGTCAAGGAATTGATGTTGAAAAGGATCGTACTATCCTTCAACAATTACCCGATGGTGAGGTAATTTTTCTAGTTGAACCTCAACGTCAAGACTTGGATCGTTGGTTGTGGGATGAACAAGGATGGGACATTTTATTTTTTGCAGGTCACAGTTTTAGTCAATCCCAAGGAATGACCGGACAGTTAGAAATTAATCCCCAAGAGTCTCTTTCTTTATCACAACTACGCAATGCTTTAAAAACAGCCATTCGTCATGGATTAAAACTGGCTATTTTCAACTCCTGTGACGGTTTAGGATTAGCCCAACAATTAGCCGATTTACATATTCCCCAAACTATCGTTATGCGGGAATCCGTTCCTGATGTGGTTGCTCAGGAGTTTCTGACCCATTTTTTGAGAGCTTTTTCGGGGGGAAAATCTTTTTATTGTTCCGTTCGAGAAGCTAGGGAACGGTTACAAGGACTAGAAGGGTTATTTCCTTGTGCGAGTTGGTTACCTGTAATTTGTCAAAATCCTGTCGAAACACCACCAAATTGGCAGAAATTACGGGATAAACAAGCAAATTCATCGGTGATTTCTCCTTCTCGACCAAAAGTAAGAGGGATTGTCCTAGCTAGTTTAGCAGTCACTATAGTAACGATGGGGTTTCGTTGGTTGGGATGGTTGCAAAGTTGGGAACTGAAAGCCTTTGATTATTTCATGGTACATCGTCCCCAACAAGAAGCTGATAACCGTTTATTAATTATTGGAGCCGATGAGGAGGATCTGAATCGCTATGGTTATCCCCTTTCCGATGAGGTAATCGATAAACTCCTGACTCAATTGCAATCCTATCAGCCTTCGGTCATCGGTATGGATATTTTTCGAGATCAACCTGTATTGACTTCTAATGTGGCTAAATCTTCTCCCTTGTCTCAAACCTTAGCCCAAAGTCAGAATGTGGTTGCCATTTGTACTTTTGGAGAAAGTTTAGCTGCTAGTGTTGCTCCCCCTGAATCCATTTCCCCTCAACAAGTAGGCTTTGTTAATCTATACGACGATCGCCAGCCAACTCAGGGAGGAGATGATATGGTTCGTCGTTATCTTCTTTCCCGTAGTGCCAATCCTTTAGAAGCAATGTCCCGTTGCACAACTCCCTATTCTTTTGCTTGGCAACTGGCTTATCGTTATCTTCAGAACCAAGATATTTCCGTCATATCTCAAGGGGAAGACTGGCGGTTTGGTAAGGTATTGGTTCAACGTTTAAAAAACCGCAGTGCAGGTTATCAAACCTTGGACGAACGGGGAAATCAATTACTGATTAACTATAAAAATACACCGCAAATTGCTCAACATATAACCGTTCGAGATATTTTAGATAATAACAAACATCTCAATCCTGCTTGGATTAAAGATCGAGTCGTATTAATTGGCATTACGGCTCCTAGTATTCCTGATAGGCATGATACTCCTTATGGCGAAATTCGAGGCATCAATATTCATGCCCATGTCGTTAGTCAGTTATTGAGCGCAGCAGAAGGCAACAATTCCACTTTATTTTGGTGGTTACCTCAGTGGGGAGATTTTCTGTTAACGTTATTTTGGTCATTAATAGGAGGATTGATTGTTTATCTTCACCAACCGCTTTATCGAGTCGGTTTTGTTGTGTTTTCTTTGTTATTTATGTCGGGAATTTATTGGTTTATTTTTCTTCAACAGGGATGGCTTCCTCTCATTCCGTCCGCACTGGCTTTTTTAGGGTCAGTTGGAATAATTGTTTTGATAAAAAATTTAAAAATTGGCAAATATAACAGTATAAAAAAAGGTTAG
- a CDS encoding mannose-1-phosphate guanyltransferase translates to MRAVLMAGGSGTRLRPLTCDLPKPMVPILNRPIAEHIINLLKRHNITEIIATLYYLPDVMRDYFQDGRDFGVEMTYAVEDEQPLGTAGCVKNVEDLLQDTFLVISGDSITDFDLREAIAFHRQKKSKATLVLTRVPNPMEFGVVITDKDNRIIRFLEKPSSSEIFSDTVNTGTYILEPEVLQYLPANEESDFSKDLFPLLLAKGEPMYGYIAEGYWCDVGHLDAYREAQYDALEKKVKLEFAYDEQSPGIWLGQNTYIDPTAKIEPPALIGDNCRIGPGVIVEQGCVMGDNVTIGAASDLKRPIIWNGVTVGDESYLAACVIARGTRIDRRSQVLEGAIIGPLSILGEEAQISSNVRVWPSKRIESGAILNINLIWGSTANRNLFGQRGVTGLANIDITPEFAVKLGAAYGSTLKAGSQVVVSRDQRGFSRMISRSLISGLMSVGINIQNLEATAIPISRTMTPKLGVSGGVHLRAHPDRTDHILIEFFDDQGINIPKSQEKKIEGAYFKEDLRRVGIPDIGNMSYPAQVIDTYRETFETQLDIESISNSDPKIVIDYVYGVSGAILPQLLTKFGCDAIVLNASLRQTTVSTEERESLLHQLGQVVEAVKANLGAQVSANGEQFILVDESGLSIRGEWLTALMVNTIFTAYPRSTVVVPVEASSAVEQIARRHDGKVIRTKSNPTALMEAAQMNPNVSLGGSGDTGFIFPQLHPGFDAMFSLAKLLEMLATQERSLVQIQAELPRICHKSYILRCPWKVKGALMRYLVEIHNPEQLELIDGVKIINPQNDNWVLILPDAGEPFVHIVANSDDREWVDVNLREYRQKVQSFIEQEQGDLISM, encoded by the coding sequence ATGCGTGCAGTGCTAATGGCTGGGGGATCAGGAACTCGATTACGTCCATTGACCTGCGATTTACCTAAGCCGATGGTACCTATATTAAATCGCCCTATCGCAGAACATATTATTAACTTACTAAAACGACATAATATTACGGAGATTATTGCCACTTTATACTATCTTCCCGATGTCATGCGAGATTATTTCCAAGATGGCAGAGATTTTGGAGTAGAAATGACCTACGCCGTAGAAGATGAGCAACCCTTAGGCACTGCAGGTTGTGTGAAAAATGTCGAAGACCTTCTACAAGATACTTTTTTAGTGATTAGTGGGGATAGTATTACCGATTTCGATCTCAGAGAAGCGATCGCCTTTCATCGTCAAAAAAAATCGAAAGCCACCCTTGTTCTGACCCGTGTCCCGAACCCTATGGAGTTTGGGGTGGTCATTACGGATAAAGATAACAGAATTATCCGTTTTCTCGAAAAACCTTCCTCTAGCGAAATTTTCTCCGATACCGTTAATACAGGAACCTACATCTTAGAACCAGAAGTTCTTCAGTATCTCCCTGCCAACGAAGAAAGTGATTTTTCCAAAGATTTATTTCCCCTTCTCCTGGCCAAAGGGGAACCCATGTATGGCTACATTGCCGAAGGGTATTGGTGCGATGTTGGCCATTTAGATGCCTATCGAGAAGCCCAATACGATGCCCTAGAAAAAAAAGTGAAGCTAGAGTTTGCTTATGACGAACAGTCTCCAGGAATTTGGTTGGGGCAAAATACTTATATCGATCCCACGGCTAAAATTGAACCCCCGGCCCTCATTGGGGATAACTGTCGCATTGGTCCAGGGGTCATCGTCGAACAAGGATGCGTGATGGGGGATAACGTCACCATTGGGGCAGCTTCAGACTTAAAACGCCCGATTATTTGGAATGGTGTTACCGTTGGCGATGAATCCTATTTAGCGGCTTGTGTCATTGCCAGAGGCACTCGAATTGATCGGCGATCACAAGTGTTAGAAGGGGCGATTATTGGTCCATTATCTATTTTGGGAGAAGAAGCACAAATTAGCTCAAATGTTCGTGTTTGGCCGAGTAAACGCATCGAATCGGGAGCTATCTTGAATATTAATTTAATTTGGGGTAGTACGGCTAATCGCAATCTCTTTGGTCAACGGGGAGTGACTGGACTGGCGAATATTGATATTACCCCAGAATTCGCTGTAAAATTAGGGGCGGCCTATGGCTCAACCCTCAAAGCCGGATCGCAAGTGGTGGTATCACGGGATCAACGGGGATTTTCTCGTATGATTAGCCGTTCTTTGATTTCTGGGTTGATGTCGGTAGGGATTAATATTCAAAACCTCGAAGCCACTGCTATTCCAATTTCTCGTACCATGACTCCCAAGTTAGGGGTATCCGGTGGGGTTCATTTACGGGCCCATCCGGATCGCACGGATCATATCTTAATCGAATTTTTTGACGATCAAGGCATTAATATTCCTAAATCCCAAGAAAAGAAAATTGAAGGGGCTTATTTTAAAGAAGATTTACGACGGGTGGGTATTCCTGATATTGGTAATATGTCCTATCCAGCGCAAGTGATTGATACCTATCGTGAAACCTTTGAGACTCAACTGGATATTGAAAGTATTAGCAACAGTGACCCCAAAATTGTCATTGACTACGTTTATGGGGTGTCAGGGGCGATTTTACCCCAACTGCTGACTAAGTTTGGTTGCGATGCGATTGTTCTCAACGCCAGTTTACGTCAAACCACCGTTTCAACGGAGGAAAGGGAGTCTTTACTCCATCAATTGGGCCAAGTGGTCGAAGCAGTGAAAGCGAATTTAGGGGCGCAAGTTTCGGCCAATGGAGAACAGTTTATCCTAGTGGATGAATCTGGCCTCTCTATTCGGGGAGAATGGTTAACCGCTTTGATGGTTAATACGATTTTTACGGCTTATCCTCGCAGTACGGTGGTTGTCCCTGTAGAAGCGTCTAGCGCAGTGGAACAAATTGCCCGTCGTCACGATGGTAAGGTTATTCGCACGAAATCGAATCCGACTGCATTGATGGAAGCAGCACAAATGAATCCTAACGTCTCTTTGGGGGGAAGTGGAGACACTGGGTTTATTTTTCCTCAGTTGCATCCGGGGTTTGATGCCATGTTTAGTTTAGCTAAACTATTAGAAATGCTGGCCACTCAAGAGCGATCGCTGGTACAAATTCAAGCAGAACTACCTCGTATTTGCCATAAATCCTACATTTTACGCTGTCCCTGGAAGGTAAAAGGGGCGTTAATGCGTTATTTAGTAGAAATTCATAATCCTGAACAACTGGAATTAATCGATGGGGTGAAAATTATTAATCCCCAAAATGATAACTGGGTCTTGATTTTACCCGATGCAGGAGAACCGTTTGTGCATATTGTGGCTAATAGCGATGATCGGGAATGGGTCGATGTTAATCTTAGGGAATATCGTCAGAAAGTACAGTCTTTTATTGAACAAGAACAAGGCGATTTAATTAGTATGTAA
- a CDS encoding pentapeptide repeat-containing protein: protein MMFPVNTNSEDTDTSLYLESTIAEIILQESLLIDEAVQFEIKRKKVQEIIEQLQQLAQNIELTIENVEGDELTIKIEGSENTLQTLQDLLTSDKLTQISGVTVKQFKLVKTHPFQLEDLAEQIDENDPQFLLIERIMSQGGNDQDFREANLSGAILCNANLILADLREANLMGTDLSGANLMGADLSGADLLGANLTGANLMGANLTEANLTGADLGDAILQEADLCWADLSEVNLIGADLSQANLKGAILTDSLLSHTNLNEANLSEAILNRSILSKTNLSGSILSQTDLTNAYFSGGNVSETSLENINVTEGEFRDNQEINES from the coding sequence ATGATGTTTCCAGTTAATACGAATAGTGAAGATACAGACACCTCTCTGTATTTAGAATCAACCATTGCTGAAATTATTTTACAAGAAAGTCTTTTAATTGATGAAGCGGTACAGTTTGAAATAAAAAGAAAAAAAGTCCAAGAAATTATTGAACAATTACAACAGTTAGCCCAAAATATTGAACTCACCATTGAAAACGTCGAAGGAGATGAGTTAACCATCAAAATTGAAGGTTCAGAAAATACCCTACAAACATTGCAGGATCTTTTGACATCCGATAAATTAACTCAGATATCAGGGGTTACTGTTAAACAGTTTAAGTTAGTTAAAACCCATCCCTTTCAACTCGAAGACCTAGCTGAACAAATTGATGAAAACGATCCCCAGTTTCTCCTTATTGAGAGGATTATGAGTCAGGGAGGTAACGATCAAGACTTCAGAGAAGCCAATCTCAGTGGGGCTATTTTATGCAATGCCAACCTTATCTTAGCGGATCTTAGAGAAGCCAACTTAATGGGAACGGATCTCAGTGGGGCTAATTTGATGGGGGCTGATCTCAGTGGGGCTGATTTGTTAGGGGCTAACTTAACAGGAGCCAATCTGATGGGGGCAAATCTGACAGAAGCTAATTTAACAGGGGCTGACTTAGGAGATGCTATCTTGCAAGAAGCGGATCTCTGTTGGGCAGATTTGAGCGAAGTTAACCTAATTGGCGCAGATTTAAGCCAGGCTAATCTCAAAGGAGCGATTCTAACCGATTCACTCCTCAGTCATACCAATTTGAATGAGGCCAATTTGAGCGAAGCTATTTTGAATCGTTCTATTTTAAGCAAGACTAATTTAAGTGGTTCTATTTTAAGTCAAACCGATCTCACCAATGCTTATTTTAGTGGTGGTAATGTTAGTGAAACGTCTCTGGAAAATATTAACGTTACTGAGGGTGAATTCAGGGATAATCAAGAGATTAATGAATCTTAG